Sequence from the Candidatus Accumulibacter similis genome:
CAGCGCCGCGTAGCGCTGCAGCGAACCGTTGTCCAGCAGCGCGACGCCGCGCCCGGCGCTGAGACTGAGGAAGCGGTAGAAACGCTCGAAAGCGGTGCGCGCGTGCATGCGCGGCAACTGCTCCTGCCAGGCGAACAGCGGCCGGCGCAGGGAGTAGATGAGGACGCCGCCGGCGAGTGCCAGCAGGCTCATCAGCAGTGGCTGGTTGAACCCGTGCCAGAGTGCCAGGTGGAAGTCAGGCAGCGGTCCCTGCAGCGTCGCGCCGGCCGCCGCGTCGAGCAGGGGCGCCACCGTCCACGCCGGCAGGACGCCGACCAGCAGGCACAGCAGCACCAGCAGTTCGATCGGTGCGCGCATCCAGCGTGGTGGCTCGTGCGGCTGGCGGGGCAGATCGATCGGCTCGCCGTTGAAGAACACGTCGTGCACAAAACGCGCCGAGTAGGCGACGGCGAGCATGCCGGCGACCGTTGCCAGCAGCGGCAGCGCCCAACTGATCGGTTCGGCGTAGCGGACGGTCTCGGCGAAGAACATCTCCTTGCTCAGGAAGCCGTTGAGCAGCGGCACGCCGGCCATCGAGCCGGCGGCGATGATCGCCAGCGTGGCGGTGATCGGCATGTAGCGGAACATGCCGTTGACCCGGCGCATGTCGCGCGTGCCGCATTCGTGATCGACGATGCCGGCGGCCATGAACAGCGAGGCCTTGAAGATGGCGTGGTTGATGATGTGGAAGATGCCCGCAATCACCGACAGCGGCGTGTCGAGGCCGAAGAGCAGGGTGATCAGACCGAGGTGGCTGATGGTCGAATAGGCGAGCAGGCCCTTGATGTCATTGCGGAAGAGCGCGATCGCCGCGGCATAGACGAGGGTCACCGCACCGGTGCCGCCGACCAGCCAGAACCACAGATCGCTGCTGCCGAGGGCTGGGTAGAGGCGGGCGAGGAGGAAGACCCCGGCCTTGACCATCGTCGCCGAATGCAGGTAGGCCGACACCGGCGTCGGTGCTGCCATGGCATTCGGCAGCCAGAAGTGGAAGGGAAACTGCGCCGACTTGGTGAACGCGCCGAGCAGGATCAGGATCAGCGCCGGCGCGTACAGCGGGTCGGAGCGAATCCGCGCACCGGCCTCGAGGACCACCGACAGTTCGTAGCTGCCGACGATCTCGCCGAGCAGCAGAACGCCGGCGAAGAGCGTCAGACCACCGCCGCCGGTGACCGCCAGCGCCATGCGCGCGCTGATGCGTGACTCGTGCTTGTCGCTGCGGTAGGCGACGAGGAGAAACGAGGAGAGGCTCGTGACCTCCCAGAAGACGAGCAGCAGCAGCAGGTTCTCGGCCAGCACGACGCCGAGCATGGCGGCCATGAACAGCAGCAGGATCGAGTAGAAACGCCCGAGCCGGTCCGTCTCCGGCAGGTACCAGGCGGCATACAGGACGACGAGCATGCCGATGCCGAGAATCAGCAGGCAGAAGAGCAGACCGAGGCCGTCGAGCCGCAGGCTGAAGTCGAGTCCCCAGGCCGGCAGCCAGGCGACCCGGAAGATCTGCGTCTGGTCGGCGAAGGCGGCGGCGGCCAGACGCAGCAGCAGCCCGAGACAGCCCGCCATGACCGCGGCAGCTGCGAGTGCCGCGACCGCCCTGCCGTAGCGCTGCAGCAGCAGCGGCAACAGGCAGCCGGCGAAGGCGAGAGCCGGAATGGCCGCGAGCAGCAGGCTCGAATCGCGGGGAAGCTCCATTGCCGAAGCGCCAGTCGAGGATGTCGGAAGCGCCATTATAGGGGTCATTGTGGGCAGAAGCGGCCACTCGCCGTTCTGGCGTGGATCGTCGCCGCTCCTGCCGGTGCACAGTCGCAGCAGCCGATCGCGCGCGTTGCGTCCCGGTCTGCTGGCGACGATTCCTGCAGCAGCACCCGCCTGCGCGTCGGGCGCCGTTGCGCGCCAGCCGGGAGGCGGGCCTGCTCGCCCGTCATTGTCCCGTAACATTGGGGGCCTAAGCTGCGCCGGTCGAGCCTCCTTTCCGCAACCCGAAGCGAGTCCATGCACCATGAGCGATCACCTGAGCAAACAATTCGATCTCGAACTCGAGAACATCCGGACCCGCATCCTGCAGATGGGCGGCCTCGTCGAAAGGCAGGTGCTGGCGGCGGTGGATGCCTTCAGCAGCGGCAACCTCGACGAAATGCAGCAGGTCATCGGCAACGATCGCGAGGTCGATGCGCTCGAGGTGGGCATCGACGAGGACTGCACGCTGCTGATCGCCCGGCGGCAGCCGACGGCGCGTGATCTGCGGCTGGTGATGGCGATCTCGCGCATCGTTACCGATCTCGAGCGCGTGGGCGACAAGGCGTCGAAGATTGCCCGCATGTCGCAGAAGCTGCATCAGTCGGGCGCGCAGCGCATTCCGCGGCTGTCCGACGTGCATCACTGCGGGCGGCTGGCGAGCGACATGTTGCAGGGCTCGCTCGATTCGCTGGCACGCATGGACGTGGACGCCGCCCGCCGGGTGATCGGCGCCGACAAGGCGATCGACGCCGCTTTCAACGCCATCCTGCGGCAGTTGATCACCTACATGATGGAGGATCCGCGAACCATCAGCGAGGCGCTCGACATCATCTGGATCGCCAAGGCGATCGAGCGCGTCGGCGACCACGCGACGAACATCGCCGAGAACGTGATCTACATCGTCAGTGGCATCGACATCCGGCACAGCGCGGTCGCCGCCAGCAAGACGGACGAAGCATGACGCGCAGCGAAGCCGCTCGGGCGCAGGTTCTTGTCGTCGAGGACGACAAGGGAATCCAGGAACTGCTGCGCTTCACGCTCGTCTGCGGCGGCTACCAGCCGGTCTGCGTGGACACGGCCGAGCAGGCGGAGATCCAGCTTGCCGGGACGCTGCCGGACCTGGCACTGATAGACTGGATGCTGCCCGGCAAGTCGGGCCTGGTGCTGACGCGCAAGCTGCGTGGCGAGCGGCGGACGCGGCGGCTGCCGATCATCATCCTGACCGCGCGCGGCGAGGAGGCCGATCGCGTTGCCGGGCTCGAAGGCGGTGCCGACGACTACATCGTCAAACCGTTCAGCCCGAAGGAACTGATGGCGCGCGTCCAGTCGGTACTGCGCCGCTGTGCGCCCGAGTTCGCGGCCGGAACGATGACGGTCGGGCAACTCGCGCTCGATACCGTGGCCTACGAGGCGCGCGTCGCGGGCCAGCGGATCAACCTGACGCCGACCGAATTCCGCCTGTTGCGATTCCTGATGGCCAATCCCGGACGCGTCTACTCGCGCCAGCAACTGCTTGACAGCGTTTGGGGCGACCATGTGTATATCGAGGACCGCACGGTGGACATCCACATCCGCCGCCTGCGTGTCGCGCTCGGGCCGGCTGCCGAACATCTGGTGGAGACGGTGCGCGGTGCAGGCTACAAGCTCAGCGCCCAGCCAGGGTCACCGCCGGGCGCGGCATGACTGGAGCCGGTCGCTGGTGCACGCGCATCGTTCTCACCGGTGTACTGCCGGTGGTCGGCCTCGCTCTGCTGGTAGCGGCGATCCATGGTGTCACCTGGGGCTGGGCGGTGGCAGCCGTCGGCTTCATGCTCGTCGTCATGCTGCAGACACGCCGGCTGGCATTGCTCGCGGTCTGGATCGACGGCCCGCAGCCAGCCGAGGTGCCCGACTCGGGCGGTGCCTGGGGCGAGGTGTTCCGCAAGCTGGCGCGCAAGCTTCGTTTGGACGCACGCGCACTGGCCGAGGTCGAGGCCAGCCTGCGCTCGTTCAGCGAGGCCATGGACGCCGTCCCCGATGGACTCGTGGTGCTTACCGACGATCATCAGGTGCAGTGGGCCAATCGCGCTGCCGGCGAGCACCTGGGAATCCGGCTGCCGCGTGATCGCGGGGCGATCATCGAGCAACTCGTGCGCGCGCCGGGCTTTGCCGAATACCTCGGCAGTCCGGCCGGGCAGTCCCCCTTCATCCTGCAGTCGGCGGCGGCGCGCAGCCGGGTGTATTCGCTGCGCGCGGTGCCGCTGGGCGAATGCAATACCCTGCTGGTCAGCCTCGACGTCACCGACGCCAGGCGCGTCGAGGCGATGCGCAGCACCTTCGTCGCCAACGTCTCGCACGAGCTGCGCACGCCGCTGACGGTGGTCAGCGGTTTCCTCGAGCACTTCGGCGACGAAAGCGCGATGAGCGCCGAGGAACGGCAACACTTTGCCCGCCTGATGAGCGAGCAGACACGGCGCATGCTGAGCCTGGTAGACGACCTGCTGACGCTGTCGCGCCTCGAGGCGGAAGACGCGCCCGCCAGCGAGGAAGACATCGACATGGCCGACCTGCTGGCACAACTCCGTGCCGAGGCAGAGAGCCTCAGCGCCGGCCGCCATTGCCTGCAGGTCAGTTGCAGGGGGCCCGGCTTGCGCGGCAACCGCAATGAACTCCACAGCGCCTTCGGCAATCTGGTGTCGAACGCCATCCGCTACACGCCGGCCGGCGGCGAAATCCGCGTCAGGTGGAAGCTGCGCTCCGGTGTCGGCGTCTTCTCGGTTCGCGACTCGGGCGTCGGCATCGCCGCCGAACACCTTCCTCGCCTGACCGAGCGCTTCTACCGCGTCGATCGCGGTCGCTCGCGCGACACCGGCGGTACCGGTCTCGGGCTGGCCATCGTCAAGCACATCCTGCTGCGCCATCAGGCGGCACTGGTCATTGATTCGGAACCCGGTGCGGGCAGCAATTTTCGCGCCGAGTTCCCCGAGTGGCGGCTGCGGCCGCAACTGTCGACCGCGGCGCAGGCGGACGGCGAGGCTGAGGTGCCGGCCGGTCGTTGACCGAGTTCCCGGACTGCGGTATACGACGAATCTGGGTAGTCCGCCGGCTGTGGCCTTGTCCGGCGAGGCTCCGCTGCGGGCCCGCGGGGGGCTGCCGACTCGATCGAGAAACCAAGGGGAGCGGTGATGGAACGGGAAGCTATGGAGTATGACGTGGTGGTTGTCGGAGCCGGTCCGGCGGGACTGAGCGCCGCCATCCGCCTCAAGCAGTTGAATCCGGAATGGTCGGTGATGGTGCTGGAAAAGGGTTCCGAGGTGGGGGCCCACATCCTCTCCGGTGCGCTTTTCGAGGCCCGGGCGCTCGACGAGTTGCTGCCCGACTGGCAGACCCGCGGTGCGCCGGTGACGACACCGGTGTGCGAGGATCAGGTCTTTCTCTATCGCAGCGAGACCTCGGCCGTCCGCCTGCCGGGTTTTGCCGTTCCGGCGCCGATGCACAACGATGGCAACTGGGTCATCAGCCTCGGCTCGCTCTGTCGCTGGCTGGCCGAGCAGGCGGAGGCTCTGGGCGTCGAGATCTTCCCGGGCTTTGCTGCTGCCGAACTGCTCTACCACGACGACGGTTCGCTGAAGGGGGTGGCAACCGGCGACATGGGACGCGACAAGCATGGCGAGCCAAAGGACAGCTTCCAGCCGGGGCTCGAACTGCACGCCCGCTACACGCTCCTTGCCGAAGGTTCGCGCGGGCAACTGGGCAAGGAGCTGATCGCCCATTACGATCTCGCTGCCGCTGCGACCGCCCAGCACTATGGTCTCGGCATCAAGGAACTGTGGGAGATCGACCCCGCGAAGCACCGGCCCGGGCTGGTCGTGCATGGCGCCGGCTGGCCGCTGAGCGAACACGGCGCCACCGGCGGCTCCTTCCTCTACCATCTCGATGACCGGCAGGTGGTCGTCGGGCTGATCGCCGACCTCAACTATGCCAACCCGTACCTGTCGCCGTTCGAGGAGTTCCAGCGTTTCAAGCGGCAGTCCGAGATCAGGAAATACCTCGATGGCGGCAAGCGGCTGTGCTACGGAGCGCGGGCGATCACCAAGGGGGGGTTCAACAGCCTGCCGAAACAGAGCTTCCCCGGCGGCCTGCTGCTCGGTTGCGATGCCGGCACGCTCAACTTCGCCAAGATCAAGGGCATCCACACGGCGATGAAGTCGGGAATGCTCGCTGCCGAAACGGTCGCTGCCGCGCTGCAGGCGGGTGACCAGGGGCGCAGCGATCTCGTCGGGTATGCCGCGGCTTTTCGCGAGTCGTGGCTGTACAGCGAACTCCACCAGGCGCGCAACTTCGGACCGGCGCTGCACAAGTTCGGCACCTTCCTCGGTGGTGCCTTCAACTGGATCCAGCACAACCTCTGTGGCGGCCGCATGTTCTTCACGCTGAAGGATCGCAGCAGTGACCACGGGCAACTGGCGCCCGCCTCCCGATTCCAGCCGATCGAGTACGAACGGCCGGACGGCAAGCTGACCTTCGACCGGCTGTCTTCGGTGTTCATGTCGAACACCGCGCACGAGGAAGAGCAACCGGTCCATCTGCAACTGCTCGACAGCAGCAAGGCGATCGCCATCAACTACCGCGAATACGCGTCGCCGGAGCAGCGCTACTGTCCGGCCGGGGTGTACGAGATCGTCGAGGAAGAGGCCGGCCCACGTCTGCAGATCAACGCTTCGAATTGCCTGCACTGCAAGACCTGCGACATCAAGGATCCGACACAGAACATCCGCTGGGTCGCTCCGGAAGGGGGCGGCGGTCCGAACTATCCCAACATGTGAGTCCGCCTCGCCGGCGGCCTGGCGTCCGCCTGCAGGGCCTGGCCGTCAGCCCGCCTCGCCGTGGCGGGCCAGGGCCCAGCTGACGTGCTCGCGCACCAGCGCCGACGGGTGGTCGAGCCGCGAGCGGAGCGCGGCGACGATCCCGGGGGTGCCGCGGCGGGAGTTGCCGAGGGCGACGGCCACGTTGCGCAGCCAGCGCTCGTGACCGATGCGGCGGATGGCGCTGCCCGCCAGGCGACTGTCGAATTCGCTTGCAGTCCACGCGAAGAGCGTTGCCAGTGGCGTCGCGTCGAGGCCGTTGCGGACGGCGAAATCGGCGTCGCCGAGGTGGGCAAAGCGGTTCCACGGGCAGCCGAGCTGGCAGTCGTCGCAACCGTAGATGCGGTTCCCGATCAGCGGACGCAGCGGCAGCGGGATGGCGCCGCGCAGTTCGATCGTCAGGTACGAGATGCACAGGCGGGCGTCGACCTCGTAGGGGGCGACGATCGCCGCCGTCGGGCAGACGTCGAGGCAGCGGCGACAGTCACCACAATGATCAACAGCGGGCGGGTCGGCGGCCAGTGGCAGGGTGCAGTAGATCTCGCCGAGAAAATGCCACGAGCCCTCGCGCGTCAGTGAGAGGGTATGCTTGCCGCGCCAGCCGACTCCCGACTGGCGCGCGAACTCGGTCTCGAGCACCGGTGCCGAGTCCGAGAAGACGCGGCAGCGGCAGGGCTGGCCGAGCGCTGCGGCGGCTTCCTGCAGGCGTGCGGCGAGCTTCTGCAGGCGGCCGCGCACCGTCCTGTGGTAGTCGCGGCCGAGGGCATAGCGCGAGACGTAGCCGAGCCGGTCGTCGGCCAGCACCGCCGCGGCATCGGCGGCTGCCTCCGGGAGGTACGGCAGGCGGGCCGAGATCACCGTCCGCACGCCGGGCAGCAGTGCCTGCGGTGCCAGGCGCAGCGGCGCATGTTTGGCCATATAATCCATCGCCCCGTGCCGCCCCAGTGCGAGCCAGCGCAGCAGCCCTGGTGCCGCTGCCGACAGGTCGATGCCGCTGATGCCGATGGCGGCGAAGCCGAGTTCAGTTGCCCAGGCCCTGATCCGGCGCGGCAGCCCGGCCACGTCGCTGGCGGTCTCCGGCAACGCGCCGCCTGCTGCTTGCTGATCACCTGTTTCGGAGTTCTCTTCGTGCATAGTCCGGATGATAACCAGTCCGCA
This genomic interval carries:
- the phoU gene encoding phosphate signaling complex protein PhoU, which translates into the protein MSDHLSKQFDLELENIRTRILQMGGLVERQVLAAVDAFSSGNLDEMQQVIGNDREVDALEVGIDEDCTLLIARRQPTARDLRLVMAISRIVTDLERVGDKASKIARMSQKLHQSGAQRIPRLSDVHHCGRLASDMLQGSLDSLARMDVDAARRVIGADKAIDAAFNAILRQLITYMMEDPRTISEALDIIWIAKAIERVGDHATNIAENVIYIVSGIDIRHSAVAASKTDEA
- a CDS encoding monovalent cation/H+ antiporter subunit A, whose protein sequence is MLLAAIPALAFAGCLLPLLLQRYGRAVAALAAAAVMAGCLGLLLRLAAAAFADQTQIFRVAWLPAWGLDFSLRLDGLGLLFCLLILGIGMLVVLYAAWYLPETDRLGRFYSILLLFMAAMLGVVLAENLLLLLVFWEVTSLSSFLLVAYRSDKHESRISARMALAVTGGGGLTLFAGVLLLGEIVGSYELSVVLEAGARIRSDPLYAPALILILLGAFTKSAQFPFHFWLPNAMAAPTPVSAYLHSATMVKAGVFLLARLYPALGSSDLWFWLVGGTGAVTLVYAAAIALFRNDIKGLLAYSTISHLGLITLLFGLDTPLSVIAGIFHIINHAIFKASLFMAAGIVDHECGTRDMRRVNGMFRYMPITATLAIIAAGSMAGVPLLNGFLSKEMFFAETVRYAEPISWALPLLATVAGMLAVAYSARFVHDVFFNGEPIDLPRQPHEPPRWMRAPIELLVLLCLLVGVLPAWTVAPLLDAAAGATLQGPLPDFHLALWHGFNQPLLMSLLALAGGVLIYSLRRPLFAWQEQLPRMHARTAFERFYRFLSLSAGRGVALLDNGSLQRYAALLFAFVVLLGTWGYVSGPAGGGIRVPGLVADEAAVAALCVLLLGAVGATALYRERLLAVILVSLVGLAVTLTFIRLSAPDLALTQLAVEMGTIILMLLVLYYLPPRSAPKSSAPRLVRDLVLALLAGSGMGLLTLLMLSAPLASISGFYLQQSVPGGGGANVVNVILVDFRGFDTLGEITVLAMVALASQALLDRLTLRAPAHDAEGRRWASDVHPLFLAMLMRPLLPLALTVSVYIFLRGHNVPGGGFVAGLITSVALILQYLANGIDFAQPRLPQKPPALLALGLLLAAGIGVASWPFGRPFLTSAHGHVHLPLLGDIELATAMVFDLGVYVVVVTVVVTILSGLGRLSLRAHTGSEGQA
- a CDS encoding electron transfer flavoprotein-ubiquinone oxidoreductase, which codes for MEREAMEYDVVVVGAGPAGLSAAIRLKQLNPEWSVMVLEKGSEVGAHILSGALFEARALDELLPDWQTRGAPVTTPVCEDQVFLYRSETSAVRLPGFAVPAPMHNDGNWVISLGSLCRWLAEQAEALGVEIFPGFAAAELLYHDDGSLKGVATGDMGRDKHGEPKDSFQPGLELHARYTLLAEGSRGQLGKELIAHYDLAAAATAQHYGLGIKELWEIDPAKHRPGLVVHGAGWPLSEHGATGGSFLYHLDDRQVVVGLIADLNYANPYLSPFEEFQRFKRQSEIRKYLDGGKRLCYGARAITKGGFNSLPKQSFPGGLLLGCDAGTLNFAKIKGIHTAMKSGMLAAETVAAALQAGDQGRSDLVGYAAAFRESWLYSELHQARNFGPALHKFGTFLGGAFNWIQHNLCGGRMFFTLKDRSSDHGQLAPASRFQPIEYERPDGKLTFDRLSSVFMSNTAHEEEQPVHLQLLDSSKAIAINYREYASPEQRYCPAGVYEIVEEEAGPRLQINASNCLHCKTCDIKDPTQNIRWVAPEGGGGPNYPNM
- the phoB gene encoding phosphate regulon transcriptional regulator PhoB yields the protein MTRSEAARAQVLVVEDDKGIQELLRFTLVCGGYQPVCVDTAEQAEIQLAGTLPDLALIDWMLPGKSGLVLTRKLRGERRTRRLPIIILTARGEEADRVAGLEGGADDYIVKPFSPKELMARVQSVLRRCAPEFAAGTMTVGQLALDTVAYEARVAGQRINLTPTEFRLLRFLMANPGRVYSRQQLLDSVWGDHVYIEDRTVDIHIRRLRVALGPAAEHLVETVRGAGYKLSAQPGSPPGAA
- the queG gene encoding tRNA epoxyqueuosine(34) reductase QueG, translating into MHEENSETGDQQAAGGALPETASDVAGLPRRIRAWATELGFAAIGISGIDLSAAAPGLLRWLALGRHGAMDYMAKHAPLRLAPQALLPGVRTVISARLPYLPEAAADAAAVLADDRLGYVSRYALGRDYHRTVRGRLQKLAARLQEAAAALGQPCRCRVFSDSAPVLETEFARQSGVGWRGKHTLSLTREGSWHFLGEIYCTLPLAADPPAVDHCGDCRRCLDVCPTAAIVAPYEVDARLCISYLTIELRGAIPLPLRPLIGNRIYGCDDCQLGCPWNRFAHLGDADFAVRNGLDATPLATLFAWTASEFDSRLAGSAIRRIGHERWLRNVAVALGNSRRGTPGIVAALRSRLDHPSALVREHVSWALARHGEAG
- the phoR gene encoding phosphate regulon sensor histidine kinase PhoR, which produces MTGAGRWCTRIVLTGVLPVVGLALLVAAIHGVTWGWAVAAVGFMLVVMLQTRRLALLAVWIDGPQPAEVPDSGGAWGEVFRKLARKLRLDARALAEVEASLRSFSEAMDAVPDGLVVLTDDHQVQWANRAAGEHLGIRLPRDRGAIIEQLVRAPGFAEYLGSPAGQSPFILQSAAARSRVYSLRAVPLGECNTLLVSLDVTDARRVEAMRSTFVANVSHELRTPLTVVSGFLEHFGDESAMSAEERQHFARLMSEQTRRMLSLVDDLLTLSRLEAEDAPASEEDIDMADLLAQLRAEAESLSAGRHCLQVSCRGPGLRGNRNELHSAFGNLVSNAIRYTPAGGEIRVRWKLRSGVGVFSVRDSGVGIAAEHLPRLTERFYRVDRGRSRDTGGTGLGLAIVKHILLRHQAALVIDSEPGAGSNFRAEFPEWRLRPQLSTAAQADGEAEVPAGR